A single window of Plectropomus leopardus isolate mb chromosome 12, YSFRI_Pleo_2.0, whole genome shotgun sequence DNA harbors:
- the LOC121951676 gene encoding UAP56-interacting factor-like — MNKGDFISGRGKTPAVLDKVDMSLDDIIRLNKKEQQLKRKQTTVNRRPVKKKGRLTQGKGPSSRTAGAFQRGGGVPRGGATKLRNRRVPPAPGRRRGQGVITGLAARRPAALLKRAGTLNRAAVNQKTRPKTKPFIQRTEALYRKPELQRRPYRQPDPQRGQNATAVRRPFQLRRRPLPPIQQTQRDARQATFLFHRGLKVQAQVQKPNPHSPPVRTRQWRTSTSSNGILTVSIDNPTARTQPEPPTAWTLHPPAAVSAPVKVDMAEKKIPKGVPLQFDINSVGKPQTSITLNERFRILKDRRTATAQSSKGSRFVTVG, encoded by the exons ATGAACAAGGGTGATTTTATATCCGGTCGCGGGAAAACACCAGCAGTCCTCGACAAAGTCGACATGTCATTGG ATGACATCATTCGGTTGAACAAGAAAGAGCAGCagttaaaaaggaaacagacCACCGTGAACCGCCGACCAGTGAAGAAGAAAGGCCGTTTGACCCAGGGAAAGGGACCCTCATCAAGAACAGCTGGGGCTTTCCAGAGAG GAGGTGGCGTGCCCCGAGGAGGAGCAACGAAATTAAGAAACAGAAGAGTCCCTCCCGCACCTGGTCGACGACGGGGTCAAGGGGTTATCACAGGACTGGCAGCCAGGCGGCCAGCTGCACTGCTCAAACGAGCTGGCACACTGAACAGAGCAGCAGTCAACCAG AAAACAAGACCCAAAACAAAGCCCTTCATTCAACGCACTGAAGCCCTGTACAGGAAGCCTGAGCTACAGAGGCGGCCGTACAGGCAGCCCGATCCACAGCGAGGCCAGAATGCAACAGCAGTCAGGAGACCATTTCAGCTGCGACGGCG ACCACTACCGCCCATCCAGCAGACTCAGAGGGATGCCCGCCAggccacttttctttttcacagaGGACTCAAG GTACAGGCCCAGGTGCAAAAGCCAAATCCTCACAGTCCTCCGGTCCGAACTCGGCA GTGGCGCACATCGACAAGCAGCAATGGGATCTTGACTGTTTCCATAGACAACCCCACAGCCAGGACTCAGCCCGA GCCTCCCACTGCTTGGACTCTGCATCCCCCAGCTGCCGTCTCTGCTCCCGTCAAGGTGGATATGGCAGAGAAGAAAATACCAAAAGGAGTGCCTCTGCAGTTTGACATCAACAGTGTGGGGAAGCCG CAAACATCTATCACCCTGAATGAGCGATTCCGCATCCTAAAAGATAGACGCACCGCCACAGCACAAAGCAGCAAAGGCAGCCGATTTGTTACTGTGGGTTAG
- the LOC121951815 gene encoding neuromedin-U receptor 1-like isoform X1, with protein MPEMNCSLAALSRFAGTVFSDVGCPEVLVLCGMNISWVLANVTEQDREDMCLSEDEYLARHLGPLRSPVFLPVCVTYLIIFMVGIVGNSLTCTVILRHRVMQTPTNYYLLSLAVSDLLVLLLGMPLELYELWQNYPFLFGEGGCYFKTFLFETVCFASILNVTALSVERYVAVVHPLKVKHMTTRAHVKRVIVMLWLLSMLCAVPNTSLHGIVVLDPWFGRQFPRSTICHVIKPTWMYNLIILISTVAFFLLPMLIISILYLLIGLRLRRERMITVVDTRCSFGPESLSRSQEKKLSKRNLQVTKMLCVLVVVFGLCWAPFHVDRLVWSYINPSSEQHLQVFGTIHIVSGVFFYLSSAINPILYNLMSTRFREMFSKFTCYSNSWSSRSSVQMTQRSTVSEKLSSNEK; from the exons ATGCCGGAGATGAACTGCTCCCTCGCTGCTCTTTCCAGATTTGCCGGCACAGTTTTCAGTGACGTTGGGTGCCCTGAGGTTCTTGTGTTGTGTGGAATGAATATCTCCTGGGTGTTAGCTAATGTTACTGAACAAGATCGAGAGGACATGTGTTTGAGTGAGGACGAGTACCTGGCTAGGCACCTGGGGCCCCTGAGGTCCCCTGTGTTCCTTCCCGTCTGTGTCACCTATCTCATCATCTTCATGGTGGGCATTGTGGGCAATTCACTGACCTGCACTGTCATTTTGCGCCACAGGGTGATGCAGACGCCCACCAACTACTACCTGCTGAGCCTGGCGGTGTCTGacctgctggtgctgctgctgggcATGCCATTAGAGCTCTATGAGCTGTGGCAGAACTACCCCTTCCTCTTTGGGGAAGGGGGCTGCTACTTCAAAACCTTCCTGTTTGAGACCGTCTGCTTCGCCTCCATTCTCAATGTCACAGCACTCAGCGTGGAGCGCTACGTGGCGGTGGTGCACCCTCTCAAAGTCAAACACATGACCACACGTGCTCACGTCAAGAGGGTCATTGTCATGCTGTGGCTGCTGTCCATGCTGTGTGCTGTGCCAAACACCAGTCTGCATGGGATTGTGGTGCTGGATCCGTGGTTTGGACGACAGTTTCCCCGGTCTACTATTTGCC ATGTGATTAAGCCCACTTGGATGTACAACCTGATTATCCTGATTTCTACGGTGGCCTtcttccttcttcccatgctgaTAATAAGCATTCTCTACCTGCTCATTGGACTGCGTCTGCGCAGGGAGAGGATGATAACTGTGGTGGACACCAGGTGCAGCTTTGGACCAGAGAGTCTCTCCAGGTCCCAAGagaaaaaactgagcaaacGCAACCTGCAAGTCACCAAAATGCTGT GTGTACTGGTGGTTGTGTTCGGCCTTTGCTGGGCTCCCTTCCACGTGGACCGCTTGGTGTGGAGCTACATCAACCCCTCGTCGGAGCAGCACCTCCAGGTCTTTGGGACCATCCACATTGTCTCCGGAGTCTTCTTTTACCTGAGCTCTGCCATCAACCCCATCCTCTACAACCTCATGTCCACAAGGTTCAGAGAAATGTTCAGTAAGTTTACTTGTTATTCTAACAGCTGGTCATCACGCTCCAGTGTACAGATGACACAACGCAGCACTGTGAGTGAGAAATTGTCCAGCAATGAGAAATGA
- the LOC121951675 gene encoding LOW QUALITY PROTEIN: deoxyribodipyrimidine photo-lyase-like (The sequence of the model RefSeq protein was modified relative to this genomic sequence to represent the inferred CDS: inserted 1 base in 1 codon), whose translation MLHSIWRSSSFSTVAPRRLLRFLAHVQQRPSSVFSCLTKSYTSQTIMSGKKRKSESAAAKEPSAKQQKLAPMKKDEKEKAVGWLKDLLKQQRTEGREMKFNKKRLRFISETEKIKQGSEGVLYWMLRDHRVQDNWSLIHAQRLALKENLPLHVCFCLVVPKSELSTLRHYNFMLKGLEEVAKECKTLDIQFHLLHGSAAEVLPGFVSDRSLGAVVTDFYPLREPVQWLEGVKKALPKDIPLIQVDAHNVVPCWVASPKLEYGARTIRGKITKLLPEFFTDFPPVEKHPHTATRTAKPVDWDKTLASLQVDQTVGVPEWAKPGTKGGMAMLESFIDVRLKLFDTKRNDPNAVALSQLSPWIRFGHLSAQRVALQVQHSGKSAGHSVASFIEELVVRRELTDNFCFYNKKYDSIEGAYEWAQKTLKDHAKDKRPYLYTREQLEKAKTHDKLWNGAQYQMVTEGKMHGFLRMYWAKKILEWTSSPEEALSIALYLNDRYELDGQDPNGFVGCMWSICGVHDQGWAERPXFGKIRYMNYKGCMRKFDVAGFERKYCPKNL comes from the exons ATGTTGCATAGCATCTGGAGGAG TTCATCTTTCTCCACTGTTGCACCAAGACGATTGTTGAGGTTTCTTGCCCACGTTCAGCAGAGACCCAGCTCAGTTTTCTCCTGCCTGACCAAGTCATACACCAGCCAAACCATCATGTCTGGCAAAAAACGCAAGTCAGAGTCTGCTGCTGCAAAAGAGCCCAGTGCTAAGCAGCAGAAGTTGGCTCCCATGAAAAAGGATGAGAAGGAGAAAGCTGTCGGCTGGCTGAAGGACCTTTTGAAGCAGCAGAGGACTGAAGGGAGGGAGatgaaattcaacaaaaaacgCCTCCGCTTTATATCAGAGACTGAGAAGATAAAGCAGGGCTCAGAGGGTGTCCTGTACTGGATGTTAAGAGACCACAGAGTACAAG ATAACTGGTCGCTGATTCATGCCCAGCGGCTTGCTTTGAAGGAGAACCTTCCTCTACACGTGTGTTTCTGCCTGGTTGTCCCAAAATCAGAGCTGTCTACTCTGAGACATTACAACTTTATGTTGAAAGGTCTCGAAGAAGTTGCAAAG GAGTGCAAAACCTTAGACATCCAGTTCCACTTGCTACATGGTTCAGCAGCAGAAGTTCTCCCTGGTTTTGTGTCAGACCGCAGCCTGGGCGCAGTGGTGACAGACTTCTACCCCCTCAGAGAGCCAGTGCAGTGGTTGGAGGGTGTTAAAAAGGCTCTTCCAAAGGACATTCCCCTCatacag GTTGATGCTCATAATGTTGTTCCCTGCTGGGTGGCATCACCTAAACTTGAGTACGGTGCCAGGACGATCAGAGGAAAAATCACAAAGCTTTTGCCAGAGTTCTTCACAGACTTTCCTCCAGTAGAGAAACACCCCCACACAGCTACGAGAACTGCCAAA CCAGTAGACTGGGATAAAACCCTGGCCTCCCTGCAGGTTGACCAAACAGTGGGAGTGCCAGAGTGGGCTAAGCCGGGCACCAAAGGAGGGATGGCCATGTTGGAGTCCTTTATCGATGTCCGCCTTAAACTGTTTGACACCAAACGCAACGACCCAAACGCTGTCGCCCTCAGCCAGCTGTCCCCCTGGATCCGCTTCG GCCACCTGTCTGCCCAGCGTGTTGCACTGCAAGTTCAGCACAGTGGGAAGTCTGCAGGTCACTCTGTGGCCTCCTTTATCGAGGAGCTGGTGGTGCGCAGGGAGCTGACTGACAACTTCTGCTTCTACAACAAGAAATACGACAGCATTGAGG gtGCGTATGAGTGGGCTCAGAAGACCTTGAAGGATCACGCCAAAGACAAGAGGCCCTATCTCTACACACGTGAGCAGCTGGAGAAAGCAAAGACACATGACAAACTGTGGAATGGAGCTCAG TACCAGATGGTCACTGAGGGGAAGATGCATGGTTTCCTGAGGATGTACTGGGCCAAAAAGATTTTGGAGTGGACTTCTTCACCAGAGGAAGCGCTCTCAATCGCTCTGTACCTAAATGATCGCTACGAGCTTGATGGCCAGGACCCCAATGGGTTTGTCG GTTGCATGTGGTCTATTTGTGGCGTCCACGACCAGGGCTGGGCAGAGAGAC GTTTTGGAAAAATCCGCTACATGAACTACAAAGGCTGCATGCGGAAGTTTGACGTAGCCGGGTTTGAGCGAAAGTACTGTCCTAAAAACCTTTGA
- the LOC121951815 gene encoding neuromedin-U receptor 1-like isoform X3, with amino-acid sequence MPEMNCSLAALSRFAGTVFSDVGCPEVLVLCGMNISWVLANVTEQDREDMCLSEDEYLARHLGPLRSPVFLPVCVTYLIIFMVGIVGNSLTCTVILRHRVMQTPTNYYLLSLAVSDLLVLLLGMPLELYELWQNYPFLFGEGGCYFKTFLFETVCFASILNVTALSVERYVAVVHPLKVKHMTTRAHVKRVIVMLWLLSMLCAVPNTSLHGIVVLDPWFGRQFPRSTICHVIKPTWMYNLIILISTVAFFLLPMLIISILYLLIGLRLRRERMITVVDTRCSFGPESLSRSQEKKLSKRNLQVTKMLCVLVVVFGLCWAPFHVDRLVWSYINPSSEQHLQVFGTIHIVSGVFFYLSSAINPILYNLMSTRFREMFRAGRGFWVLEL; translated from the exons ATGCCGGAGATGAACTGCTCCCTCGCTGCTCTTTCCAGATTTGCCGGCACAGTTTTCAGTGACGTTGGGTGCCCTGAGGTTCTTGTGTTGTGTGGAATGAATATCTCCTGGGTGTTAGCTAATGTTACTGAACAAGATCGAGAGGACATGTGTTTGAGTGAGGACGAGTACCTGGCTAGGCACCTGGGGCCCCTGAGGTCCCCTGTGTTCCTTCCCGTCTGTGTCACCTATCTCATCATCTTCATGGTGGGCATTGTGGGCAATTCACTGACCTGCACTGTCATTTTGCGCCACAGGGTGATGCAGACGCCCACCAACTACTACCTGCTGAGCCTGGCGGTGTCTGacctgctggtgctgctgctgggcATGCCATTAGAGCTCTATGAGCTGTGGCAGAACTACCCCTTCCTCTTTGGGGAAGGGGGCTGCTACTTCAAAACCTTCCTGTTTGAGACCGTCTGCTTCGCCTCCATTCTCAATGTCACAGCACTCAGCGTGGAGCGCTACGTGGCGGTGGTGCACCCTCTCAAAGTCAAACACATGACCACACGTGCTCACGTCAAGAGGGTCATTGTCATGCTGTGGCTGCTGTCCATGCTGTGTGCTGTGCCAAACACCAGTCTGCATGGGATTGTGGTGCTGGATCCGTGGTTTGGACGACAGTTTCCCCGGTCTACTATTTGCC ATGTGATTAAGCCCACTTGGATGTACAACCTGATTATCCTGATTTCTACGGTGGCCTtcttccttcttcccatgctgaTAATAAGCATTCTCTACCTGCTCATTGGACTGCGTCTGCGCAGGGAGAGGATGATAACTGTGGTGGACACCAGGTGCAGCTTTGGACCAGAGAGTCTCTCCAGGTCCCAAGagaaaaaactgagcaaacGCAACCTGCAAGTCACCAAAATGCTGT GTGTACTGGTGGTTGTGTTCGGCCTTTGCTGGGCTCCCTTCCACGTGGACCGCTTGGTGTGGAGCTACATCAACCCCTCGTCGGAGCAGCACCTCCAGGTCTTTGGGACCATCCACATTGTCTCCGGAGTCTTCTTTTACCTGAGCTCTGCCATCAACCCCATCCTCTACAACCTCATGTCCACAAGGTTCAGAGAAATGTTCA gggctgggcgtggcttctGGGTGCTGGAGCTCTGA
- the LOC121951815 gene encoding neuromedin-U receptor 1-like isoform X2: MPEMNCSLAALSRFAGTVFSDVGCPEVLVLCGMNISWVLANVTEQDREDMCLSEDEYLARHLGPLRSPVFLPVCVTYLIIFMVGIVGNSLTCTVILRHRVMQTPTNYYLLSLAVSDLLVLLLGMPLELYELWQNYPFLFGEGGCYFKTFLFETVCFASILNVTALSVERYVAVVHPLKVKHMTTRAHVKRVIVMLWLLSMLCAVPNTSLHGIVVLDPWFGRQFPRSTICHVIKPTWMYNLIILISTVAFFLLPMLIISILYLLIGLRLRRERMITVVDTRCSFGPESLSRSQEKKLSKRNLQVTKMLCVLVVVFGLCWAPFHVDRLVWSYINPSSEQHLQVFGTIHIVSGVFFYLSSAINPILYNLMSTRFREMFSSGWPIQRHFSVTGAGRGFWVLEL, from the exons ATGCCGGAGATGAACTGCTCCCTCGCTGCTCTTTCCAGATTTGCCGGCACAGTTTTCAGTGACGTTGGGTGCCCTGAGGTTCTTGTGTTGTGTGGAATGAATATCTCCTGGGTGTTAGCTAATGTTACTGAACAAGATCGAGAGGACATGTGTTTGAGTGAGGACGAGTACCTGGCTAGGCACCTGGGGCCCCTGAGGTCCCCTGTGTTCCTTCCCGTCTGTGTCACCTATCTCATCATCTTCATGGTGGGCATTGTGGGCAATTCACTGACCTGCACTGTCATTTTGCGCCACAGGGTGATGCAGACGCCCACCAACTACTACCTGCTGAGCCTGGCGGTGTCTGacctgctggtgctgctgctgggcATGCCATTAGAGCTCTATGAGCTGTGGCAGAACTACCCCTTCCTCTTTGGGGAAGGGGGCTGCTACTTCAAAACCTTCCTGTTTGAGACCGTCTGCTTCGCCTCCATTCTCAATGTCACAGCACTCAGCGTGGAGCGCTACGTGGCGGTGGTGCACCCTCTCAAAGTCAAACACATGACCACACGTGCTCACGTCAAGAGGGTCATTGTCATGCTGTGGCTGCTGTCCATGCTGTGTGCTGTGCCAAACACCAGTCTGCATGGGATTGTGGTGCTGGATCCGTGGTTTGGACGACAGTTTCCCCGGTCTACTATTTGCC ATGTGATTAAGCCCACTTGGATGTACAACCTGATTATCCTGATTTCTACGGTGGCCTtcttccttcttcccatgctgaTAATAAGCATTCTCTACCTGCTCATTGGACTGCGTCTGCGCAGGGAGAGGATGATAACTGTGGTGGACACCAGGTGCAGCTTTGGACCAGAGAGTCTCTCCAGGTCCCAAGagaaaaaactgagcaaacGCAACCTGCAAGTCACCAAAATGCTGT GTGTACTGGTGGTTGTGTTCGGCCTTTGCTGGGCTCCCTTCCACGTGGACCGCTTGGTGTGGAGCTACATCAACCCCTCGTCGGAGCAGCACCTCCAGGTCTTTGGGACCATCCACATTGTCTCCGGAGTCTTCTTTTACCTGAGCTCTGCCATCAACCCCATCCTCTACAACCTCATGTCCACAAGGTTCAGAGAAATGTTCA GCAGCGGTTGGCCCATTCAAAGACATTTCTCTGTCACAG gggctgggcgtggcttctGGGTGCTGGAGCTCTGA